NNNNNNNNNNNNNNNNNNNNNNNNNNNNNNNNNNNNNNNNNNNNNNNNNNNNNNNNNNNNNNNNNNNNNNNNNNNNNNNNNNNNNNNNNNNNNNNNNNNNNNNNNNNNNNNNNNNNNNNNNNNNNNNNNNNNNNNNNNNNNNNNNNNNNNNNNNNNNNNNNNNNNNNNNNNNNNNNNNNNNNNNNNNNNNNNNNNNNNNNNNNNNNNNNNNNNNNNNNNNNNNNNNNNNNNNNNNNNNNNNNNNNNNNNNNNNNNNNNNNNNNNNNNNNNNNNNNNNNNNNNNNNNNNNNNNNNNNNNNNNNNNNNNNNNNNNNNNNNNNNNNNNNNNNNNNNNNNNNNNNNNNNNNNNNNNNNNNNNNNNNNNNNNNNNNNNNNNNNNNNNNNNNNNNNNNNNNNNNNNNNNNNNNNNNNNNNNNNNNNNNNNNNNNNNNNNNNNNNNNNNNNNNNNNNNNNNNNNNNNNNNNNNNNNNNNNNNNNNNNNNNNNNNNNNNNNNNNNNNNNNNNNNNNNNNNNNNNNNNNNNNNNNNNNNNNNNNNNNNNNNNNNNNNNNNNNNNNNNNNNNNNNNNNNNNNNNNNNNNNNNNNNNNgagggactatgtttctcagctggcctgggaacaccttgggattcccccggaggagctggcccaagtggctggggagagggaagtctgggtctccctgcttaggctgctgcccccgcgacccgaccccagataagcggaagacaatggatggatagatagattcATAGAGTGCTCGGTTCTCCAAATGATTTTGTATTGTAAAGAAAACTTGTTTATGTGTCTTGAAGCTCGTTTCCCTTTATTTGTGTGTATAAACAATGTGCCAGATCTTTAGTCAGGGATGGATGAACGGGGGTCTTATGATATGACTTCTCTGTCGACGCAGGTAGCCGTCCCACGGTCCAGTACGTGTCCTCTCTGTCTGAGCTCCCCCAGGCCCTGCAGCCCTACTACACGCAGGGCTACGTCCTGGCTGCCCTGCACCCCATCATCCTGTCTGTGGGCCGGACCCGCTCTCTGCCCTTCAGCCTGATCTACCGCGCCATCCTGGCCCGTCCCAGACCCAGGTACGTTGGAACCCGCGCCTTGCCCTTCACTGTGGCCCCAGTCGTGCTGTCTGGTTCGTAGATGAAAGATACATGAGGTCGGCTGCATATTTAatgcagaggaggagggggcggaAGGTGTTTCGGGTCTGACTTGTGTTAGTTGAGGTTTCTATTGGCTGGGAATTCATCCAACAACAGGGGGGGCCCTCAGCAGCCAATGAGGACAGAGTCTAACCTTTGGCTCTTGATAAGTTGGAATGCTTTCACAAAAATGATGAGACAGGCTGTACGGCACTGAAGTACCCAAAGAGGCCGCCTGTCCCTGGGCcagagctgctgttttcaaTGTCTGAATGTGTTGTCGATGGAAGGTTGATAAAACCACCACAAagatacaaaaaatacaaactaaatatGGCTACAAAAAGGCTCAGATGGCCCTCAAACGTCTCTTAAAACTGCCACCAGGAACCAGATTCAGATTTAATACTGTGAAACAGAACTATCTTTTGGTCTGGCCAAGTCCACAGCTCTTTACCAGTGACTGCTGCGCCTTGAACCTGGTGCTGGGTTGTTCCGTTAGTTTGATGACCGAcctccaaacaacaaaaaaaaaactgaactccaCATAAGAACGGACGAATGGGTCTGACTGAAGTCTAATggctgtctgtgtttctgtgttggtaTGTTTGCAGCAGCCAGAAGGAGTCTTCGTGCTACAGCGTGCCAGTTCTAAGGGTGGAGGAGTGGCCTCTGCCTGGAGACTCGCTGACCAGCGACACCGTGCGGGCGCTCATCGACAGGGTCAGACACCTTCACTGCAGATTGAACCAACCTAATCAGCCCGATCACAGATCgtcaaacaacacaaaaatacattttttctgcactttaagACATGTCCAAGCTTCTACTCTGGGCCTAATTCAGGTTCGGTCCCCTGCAGGTGAACAGCAGCGCGCGCGGCGGCGTCCGATTCGTCGGCTCTGTCCTCCAGCAGGTCAGCGGCCTCACCAACGGCCAGGTGCATAGTCCGAAGAGGAGCTGTCGATCCCCTCCACGTACGCCCCCCCAAACACCCCCTGGAGACAGAGAGTTGGAGGACAACACCTACAGTCCCGGTGAGAGGCTCTCCCagtgctctgattggctggagtTAACCTCAGAGCAGGTGTGAAGGTTAGAGGAAAAATAGTGGAAATTTTATCCCAGCTGCCTACAAAATAAGTCACTGGATCTTTTCAAGGCTTCACTCTTTAGTGACAAACCTTTACCAGGTTAGTGATGCATACAGGTTAAAGTGAAACCAATCCTTCTGCTCATGGTTGCTCCTCTTCTATCTCATCTAGACTTGAGACTGCTCGTCTTCTTCCACTCCTGGGCTCCGGGTTGTGCTCCTCTGGACTCACTGGCCTGTCAGTACCACCAGGGGGCGCTCTCCATGCGGGTTTCCCGAAAAGGCCACGTGGTCAGCGCCCTGGAGGCCGACTGGCTGGAGCTGACCGCCGTGTACTACCGCAAAGGCTGGTCTCTGGTCGACTCCTTTGTGTACTGGGACACGCCGAAAGGTTGGTTTGGAGCTGATGGCAGGAAATAAGGTTCGGCTCATCGAGAATCTGTCACATAAACTATGGGGAGCTTTTGGACAGGTCCGGAACACCTCCTCCAAAAACGATTCGCACCCAAGTCCAGCTTCAGCCCGAGTCAGGTCTGAAAATAGGTTTGGAAACaccaaaaccagacagaaaCAACTCACAAAACCAGGACTgactcaagtaaaaaaaaatgcatttaactaGTCTAAAACCAAACAGGTCAGATTCAACAAGTCTCTGTATGAAGCACACCTGTATCAACAGAGACTGGAGAACGAAAGCCCAAACCTATTTACCTACCTACCTGTCAGTCAGTCTGTCTATGACTTGGACTTGAGTCAAACCTAAATCACGATTTTTAAGACTTAAGGCTCGACTCAATAAAATCCCAGAAGACTTGGGACTTGATTCGGACTTTAATGCAGTGATCCGGGACCCGCCTCGGGCTTCGGCCCGTTTTACTTGAAAAGACTTCCTGCCTTGCAGCTGAGTGAGCTGCTGTCCGCCCCGCTGCACCACTGTCTCACTCACGTAACGCCCCGCAAAAGTCTCCAGATGCAGCTTCCATCCAGCGACTGAAGGAAGCTGCGGAGGCTCTCATCATACGGGCTGTGGCTGATGTCGAGTCACACTCAGGCCACGTTCGCCGAGGCGCAGTTTTGACCGGTGAGCCTCTTTGCAGCCTCCAGGTCCGATGAGCAGCGGAAACACGCGTGctcacaaaacagaaacatgtccGAGGTTCTGTTGGCTATCGTAGaaatgaggaagaagaggagaaaatggaGCTGCAGTGTTTTCTGGAGTGTGACACTGAAACGTCAATTCGAGCAGCCTTGGTTACGGAGGAGTTCTTGTAAAAAGCTTCTACATCTCTGAGCTCAGGGAGACgcatttattaaagtaaaagacagagttggagccgttttggtcaaatcttaaaaaaataagacgAGCGACCTCATGCAGTTATGTGAgacgtcacactcagagtacgCCTTACAACCCCATCAAATTCCAGCTGggtgtctgtaaaactaactgaggtgtagtcagttttgtgttgggtgatgttgattagctgtggtagccatcttgaattgcgttGACACTAAAAATTTATTaattgtagacgtacatccagtgattgtcacctgacagttttattgaaatctgtccagtggttcttgagatattttgctaacagacagacacagttgactgcAGTAGTTAACACTAAAGGTTCGTATACAGATCTCACAACCATAACAACTAAAGatggactttttattttcagtcacgtCTGCTGGGATTTACGTTGATATATAAGTAGGCatttatttagcaaaataatttcctgttttttttttaaaaagaagataaagCAGTAGTTGATGTTTTTACAAGCACTGATGAAAATAACTGGGATGAAGTATTTGAAGTTTCAGCCATCCATCAGTGTCACGTGGCCACAGCTGGATTCTCTCAGCAGCACAGCTGTCCTTTCTCAGAGTTTTACGGATTAATTGTTGCTTGAACACACAAGTCGTCCTATCGAggtcaaaacaaaagaattcaGGACATGCATCTCTTGCGTGTGTGTTTACAACAGCAGATCTGTTTTATGATGTGAATCATGTTTTATGATGTGAATGTCAGCTGCTTggcagagaaacaggaagtgaggttGTTGAGGTTGGGAAAAACGCTCCAAATATAGAtccagtgggaaaaaaaagcaaagacaaaacaggatgaggcagattttttttttcgcGTGTGCAGAAATCTTGAAAGAATGTCTGAAGAATTACAGCAAAGGGTCGTCGGGACTTCCTGAGCCTCAGTTACGTCCCACatggttttttattttcacaacgAACAGGTGGAGCGCTTCAAACAATCCGGCTTCAAACCCGTGGAGTATTTCCTGTGGTTCGCTGTGGAAGTGCATCCGAATGGGGTTCTGTTTGGGCTGGATGTTCCCCCAGAATCAGAAGGTTCTGGGTgacaaaaaaaggctgaaaaccCTCACAGAGGACAGTCTTTCCAGACGGGCGGCAACAAGGACACCGttttctgctctctctctcacagaAACCTcctaactttaactttaatggggttttttgccagtgtgtgtgtgtttctgtgtctgttaccaaaatatccactggatacattttaataaaatctgcagAACGTAAtgactgggtgtacatctacaactgagtggCTTTCGAAGCTGCGTAAATATTAGTGGGGCAGACATAAATTTTACAATTTGCGTTACAGCTTCTGGTGGGGGGGAGGGCTAGGCTATAAGTGGTTGAATGTTTACAAATTTGCCaccttttttctccctcccatGGGGCGAGCTTGTGTCACGCA
This genomic stretch from Kryptolebias marmoratus isolate JLee-2015 linkage group LG6, ASM164957v2, whole genome shotgun sequence harbors:
- the rftn2 gene encoding raftlin-2, with translation MGCGLRKLEDPEDSSPGKIYSTLKRPQVETKTDTVYEYVLLDFSLEGSRPTVQYVSSLSELPQALQPYYTQGYVLAALHPIILSVGRTRSLPFSLIYRAILARPRPSSQKESSCYSVPVLRVEEWPLPGDSLTSDTVRALIDRVNSSARGGVRFVGSVLQQVSGLTNGQVHSPKRSCRSPPRTPPQTPPGDRELEDNTYSPDLRLLVFFHSWAPGCAPLDSLACQYHQGALSMRVSRKGHVVSALEADWLELTAVYYRKGWSLVDSFVYWDTPKGEPVPRSLEGLFVYEERSTSSPANDTIVVEQWTVIEGSSVKTDYGPLLHTLAEFGWLLTCVLPTPIIRHDSDGNLATKQVVFLQRPIRGSAAGHLRNQLVSVHSGVPARSVSRAVSGSTPAGDLSAAAAAGGIGGFPVFGGGYPGPLSHLEEGGFEQEEGKAEVTCM